One segment of Cynocephalus volans isolate mCynVol1 chromosome 8, mCynVol1.pri, whole genome shotgun sequence DNA contains the following:
- the LOC134384066 gene encoding PRAME family member 8-like encodes MSIWAPPRLLELAGQSLLRDEALAISALEELPTELFPPLFMEAFTGRHRQTLKAMVQAWPFTRLPLGSLMKTPHLETLQAVLEGLDVLLAQKARPRRCKMQVLDLRNVHQNFWSLWSGAEAGACSPWATNETQSVEDCPGTGGKQPLKVSVDLCLKETALDAFHTCLFLWVQQRQGLLRLCCRKLGISSLPICVIGKVLRMVELECIQEVQMDRNCDLLKLASFAPFLGRMSNLRKLLLHHVFEIPRISPEEMKETIVKIASHFARLHHLQELCVESAVFLEVHVHVLLRCLKTPLETLSIHNGWLYESDMNHLSQCLSISQLKHLDLRGICLIHVSPESLQVLVESVAVTLQTLDLQDCWMTNPQLNAILPSLSRCSQLRAFSFYGNYFSMAALKDLLCHTANLANLSLEMYPAPLESYDPDGDFQWGTFVQLRAELMMTLRVFRQPRMVWFSSYPCVRCTKWQSCQWEGTSCYCCLPA; translated from the exons ATGAGCATCTGGGCCCCACCCAGACTCCTGGAACTGGCGGGGCAGAGCCTGCTGAGGGACGAGGCCTTGGCCATCTCTGCCCTGGAGGAGCTGCCCACAGAGCTCTTCCCGCCACTGTTCATGGAAGCCTTCACCGGGAGACACAGACAGACCCTGAAGGCCATGGTGCAGGCCTGGCCCTTCACCCGCCTCCCTCTGGGGTCCCTGATGAAGACGCCTCACCTGGAGACCTTACAAGCTGTCCTGGAGGGGCTCGATGTGCTGCTTGCCCAGAAGGCCCGGCCCAG AAGGTGCAAAATGCAAGTTCTGGATCTACGGAATGTTCATCAGAACTTCTGGAGCCTGTGGTCTGGAGCCGAGGCTGGTGCGTGCTCACCATGGGCCACGAACGAGACGCAGTCAGTGGAGGACTGTCCAGGCACAGGGGGGAAGCAGCCATTGAAGGTGTCAGTGGACCTTTGCCTCAAGGAAACAGCGCTGGATGCATTCCACACCTGCCTCTTCCTGTGGGTCCAGCAGAGACAAGGTTTATTACGCCTTTGTTGTAGGAAGCTAGGCATTTCTTCACTGCCCATCTGTGTTATCGGCAAGGTCCTGCGCATGGTGGAGCTGGAGTGTATTCAGGAGGTGCAAATGGACAGAAACTGCGATCTTCTCAAATTGGCGAGTTTTGCTCCTTTCCTTGGCAGAATGAGTAATCTTCGCAAACTCCTCCTCCACCACGTCTTTGAGATTCCAAGGATCTCCCCAGAAGAGATGAAAGAGACTATTGTCAAAATCGCCTCTCATTTTGCCAGGCTGCACCATCTCCAGGAGCTCTGTGTGGAGTCTGCCGTCTTCCTTGAAGTCCACGTGCACGTGCTGCTCAG GTGCCTGAAGACCCCCTTGGAGACCCTCTCAATACACAATGGCTGGCTCTATGAATCAGACATGAACCATCTGTCCCAGTGTCTGAGCATCAGTCAGCTAAAGCACCTGGATCTGAGGGGCATCTGCCTGATACATGTAAGTCCTGAGTCCCTCCAAGTTTTGGTAGAGAGTGTTGCCGTCACCCTCCAGACCCTGGACTTACAGGACTGTTGGATGACAAACCCCCAACTCAATGCCATCCTGCCTTCCCTGAGCCGCTGCTCCCAGCTCAGGGCCTTCAGCTTCTACGGGAACTATTTCTCCATGGCTGCCCTGAAGGACCTGCTGTGCCATACAGCGAACCTGGCCAATTTAAGCCTCGAGATGTATCCTGCCCCTCTGGAGAGTTATGACCCCGATGGTGATTTCCAGTGGGGCACATTTGTCCAGCTTCGTGCAGAGCTGATGATGACACTGAGGGTCTTCAGGCAGCCCAGGATGGTCTGGTTCAGTAGCTATCCCTGTGTTCGCTGTACAAAGTGGCAATCCTGTCAGTGGGAGGGCACTAGTTGCTACTGCTGCTTGCCTGCCTAG